ATTTGAGATACAAAATGGGAAAGATCGCCTTTAGTATCAAAGCAAATATACACATGCAGATATatagaaatatacaaatataatgtCCAATAACAACAGGGTTTATGAAAAATGACTACTGGAACGCAGCATAGTACATGCATATTATGTTCTTAAATTCCTTCTTTCATTACAATGACTGTTGCCTAAATTTTGCAAAACTCGAATAAAGTAAAGAATGCCTCTGAGGTATATTATGTGACGGAATCTCtaagaggaaaaaaacaacagaaaagcaAAAGATGACACAGCACTCAACCTGAACCGAGTCAGGGCATAATTACCATGACATATTTCATGTTACATGCACACTTGTTTCTACCGACACACAATTCAGTAAATTTGCGTGCTGAATTGAGAGTTATACATTGTTACATGTGCTCTATGGCTTTATGAAATCGGTCGGAATTGTAAAGATACCTTGATCTCTGTAGTGTGAATGATGAAAAGGGTGCACGtaacgagaccgacacccacgattcatacagcccacgagtcatacagcgcacaaatcatacagcccacgagttatacagctcaagtcatacagcccatgagttcgacagtaAGCCAACaagacccacgagaccgacacattacgcgccgtgttgtatctgtcgaactcgtgggctgtttttacctatttcaaatgtcgaactcatgggctttatttgcctattgtcgaactcatgggctatatgactcgtgagctgtatgactcatggacctgttttcaacgtcgaactcgtgggctgtatgactcgtgggtgtcggtctagtgggatgaccctgATGAAAACAAGGATTCCGCATGCCATTAGCACTTTTGAGGAAAGTATCGCATTGACAATTACACGACAACGTACGGTTTTAATGCTCTTTGACAGATAGACCAAGGTCTCATTAAATATTTCAATTAATTTGCAATGATTCTACAGCAGGTTGTAACAGCCGAACAATAGAACGAAAAACGAGGCTCGCTTATCTTTaaaagattttcctttgtaCCCTtctggctaaaaaaaaaagaagaaaaaaatcaatcaaattgtATATCGCATTGTACAAAAGTGGTACATTAGCAGAACGAGTGAAACTTCCATCGACCAGTCGATCCACTCCATGTCATAATCCCGATGGATGTGAACTCTAACGGGTCTGGATCCGACCAATTAAAGAATGGTTCCGCGTTGCCATAGCGACCGAGTGAAAAGTTTCCCGAGGCAAAGTTCAGCCAGAAACGATCGTACACTGGAGGCCCAGACAGCACGTTGTCGCTGGACATGGTCTTCTTCAACATGAGGACATCTAGACGGTGAATCTTTGTAACTGTGTTTCCATTTCCACCAATAACTGTtcgaaaattgatatttttgaaaTGGATTTTAGTGAATACATTTTTAAATATCATCGATAAATGcaaacatttcagaaatgtatcaaAGGTCATACGTAGCTGGCAATAGTAAAGGGATGAAACATTTCGTATCATTATCTTTCATGTTATACACCATGGTGTTTCAGTAAACCTAGTGGGATTTTCTTCTATATCCTCTATAAAGATAAGTAAACTAATCGTCATCATTACAACTTTTTCACATTACAGCTAGTACAAATTATACGATATTATCCGTATCATCCACATACTGACAAGAAAACGTACATTTTATGAATGCTAGGtattgataataaaaaaaaggattgcGTGCGAGAAGTGGTTTTTACATCAATTTGTAAGAGTGACAGAATATCTGAAAAAAATTCAGTAAGAATGTAATAGGGTGGTGACAGATGGCACGATAATACCATTTTTCTCACAAGGCTAACGGGATTCGGGAGAAGTAATTAGCAAACATTAGAACTACTGAAAACAACTAAAATGTATCGTTGTGTGATTTTCTCATGTACTGATCAAATTAGGTGAAAATCTTTTGTCCCGGTTCTATGAAAAAAGGGGGCAATTGTCTATCAAactaaacaaacttgaaactccAATAGACGGACATAATTTTGATTAGCTAAGAATATTGCTCACCTGACAGTTTTTATACCTAAAGTGAAAGATTTATGCATCACATAAACGACAAGTGCAAATACTGTCATCCTGTTATTGCAATGAcatctttttttatctttccgATTTTGGATAATCGagggttgatttttttccccatcatttTAACTCGTTcgctgtatacatgtacagataAAGTGGTACATACAAACACGTGTTcatgaatatcatgaaaatcGTTAAAAGTGTTAAGTAATCACTGACATTACCATACAAAGAACAACTGAATACCTGactataagaacgacccaagtctattagaaaaaattaaggaaaaataaaaatgaatacataccTTCCTACTGCTTTTAGTGTTTTCATTAATTGGGATGTTATTTACACAAATCTAATATAAAAGAGTCACTTGAATAATTATCTGTATTTGCATGACACATCACTTCGTAAATGGTTTCCAAAGGCGATAGCCAAATTTGGACtcgggtcgttcttatatttaGGTATTCAATGACTAGACTAATCTAAGCATTTTGCTTTCGACAATGAAGGCAGATGTGTAATGAACATACTTTATAAGTGTACgtgcatataaaaaaaaaaaatgtgttaacgaatgacattataattattacttGTAAAAGAACAATCACCAGAATATTGAAAgcataatagggagctttagattttagacgcgcggacgttcaaaggggaaaaaacatggtctgagcgtgcgcagaagcgtGCGTCAACTTGACGTGagcttctgcgcacgctcagaccatgttttttcccctttgaacgtccgcgcgtctaaaatctaaagttCCCT
The sequence above is a segment of the Diadema setosum unplaced genomic scaffold, eeDiaSeto1 scaffold_32, whole genome shotgun sequence genome. Coding sequences within it:
- the LOC140245779 gene encoding uncharacterized protein; this translates as MTSLDFEVSTDKAARIAFTMEPSTTNIPYEIVIGGNGNTVTKIHRLDVLMLKKTMSSDNVLSGPPVYDRFWLNFASGNFSLGRYGNAEPFFNWSDPDPLEFTSIGIMTWSGSTGRWKFHSFC